A DNA window from Phragmites australis chromosome 11, lpPhrAust1.1, whole genome shotgun sequence contains the following coding sequences:
- the LOC133884008 gene encoding agamous-like MADS-box protein AGL29 translates to MAPRRPSMGRQKIEIRRIESDEARQVCFSKRRAGLFKKASELSILCGAEVAAVVFSPAGKAFSFGHPSVEFILDRFLASSPDAGADLSSAGDRAVSELNRQHGELRAQLDAEKTRQERADETTRKERAARSPSMAWIDAEVCAMGHDDLVAFGASLMGVQAAVAASADQLLRDALLVGRRGRPGAQLAGGAFDVGAFGVGVQLSTPGFAGVDLQGFGHAVLGPSF, encoded by the coding sequence ATGGCTCCGCGGCGACCGAGCATGGGGCGGCAGAAGATCGAGATCCGGCGCATCGAGAGCGACGAGGCGCGGCAGGTGTGCTTCTCCAAGCGACGCGCGGGGCTCTTCAAGAAGGCCAGCGAGCTCTCCATCCTCTGCGGCGCCGAGGTCGCCGCCGTCGTCTTCTCCCCCGCCGGCAAGGCCTTCTCCTTCGGCCACCCCTCCGTCGAGTTCATCCTGGACCGCTTCCTCGCGTCATCCCCTGATGCAGGAGCCGACCTCTCCTCCGCCGGGGACCGGGCGGTCTCCGAGCTGAACCGCCAGCACGGCGAGCTGCGGGCGCAGCTGGATGCGGAGAAGACGCGGCAGGAGCGCGCGGACGAGACGACGCGGAAGGAGCGCGCGGCGAGGAGCCCCTCGATGGCGTGGATCGATGCGGAGGTGTGCGCCATGGGCCATGACGACCTGGTCGCGTTCGGGGCATCGCTAATGGGCGTGCAGGCCGCGGTGGCGGCGAGCGCCGACCAGCTGCTGCGTGACGCGCTGCTCGTCGGCCGCAGGGGGCGGCCAGGGGCCCAGCTGGCCGGTGGTGCCTTTGACGTCGGTGCGTTCGGTGTCGGCGTGCAGCTGTCCACTCCAGGATTCGCCGGAGTAGACCTGCAGGGTTTCGGGCACGCCGTCCTCGGCCCCTCCTTCTAA